From Cannabis sativa cultivar Pink pepper isolate KNU-18-1 chromosome 8, ASM2916894v1, whole genome shotgun sequence, a single genomic window includes:
- the LOC115699468 gene encoding nuclear pore complex protein NUP133 — MFSPGTKRSNASSRRDPNLGHAGSPVTPLTENRRSTSDNAVPNRPSTGTPAPWAPRLSVLARIPTANNNEKGDVADQIKPVYVGEFPQVVRDEQTMLLQRHGRGDAFICGGVEKGTSIAWIICGSKLFVWSYLSPAVSKKCVVLEIPSNILESGDIDRSDGNCWFVCAVSWDRTSSRTKKLVEHNDFAAIILCNQKTRTVIYWPDINSEGKTAPVTSNASPNEFEVTSSPINVKNITNKKNSSFTGLCSFNSLITAAVPNLPHVCIALASSSNGEVWKFLCSPSGIKRHKVDWDTSLSSTSRSNDGVQILGSRGYPRSLIWRFSHPSMQESSRQFFLLTNYEIQCFSIELCPDVNVSKVWSHEIIGTDGDLGIKKDLAGQKCIWPLDMQIDNHGKVITILVATFCKDRVSSSSYTQYSLLTMQYKSGVSTEVAHERVLEKKAPIQVIIPKARVEDEDFLFSMRLRVGGKPSGSTIILSNDGTATVSHYYGNSTRLYQFDLPYDAGKVLDASVLPNTDDGEEGAWVVLTEKAGIWAIPEKAVIIGGVEPPERSLSRKGSSNEGSAQEERKNITFGGNVAPRRASSEALGAGDRQRAVVGVMAHRNAQDEESETLLSQLFHDFQVSGQVEGSLEKLQKTRAFERGEETNVFARTSKSIVDTLAKHWTTTRGAEILAMAIVSSQLFDKQQKHQKFLQFLALSKCHEELCSRQRHSLQTILEHGEKLAGMIQLRELQNVISQSRSTAVGSSHSTQEIQTSGALWDLIQFVGERARRSIVLLMDRDNAEVFYSKVSDLEEVFYCLDRQLEYVISAEQPFGIQIQRACELSNACVTIVRAAMHYKNEHHLWYPPPEGLTPWYCKHVVRNGMWGIASFMLQLLKEASRLDVSAKSDLYTHLEALAEVLLEAYAGAVNTKVELGEDHKGLVEEYWNRRDMLLDSLYQQVKEFVEAKHQNLSDGGEEEILRKFFSQILSIAKRHECYNTLWKVCCDLNDSDLIRNLMRESMGPNGGFSYFVFKQLYISRQFSKLLRLGEEFPEELSIFLKRHQDLLWLHELFLNQFSLASETLHSLALTQQESTMSEAEEETDPSYANVVTNLQDRKRLLNLSKIAAIAGKDTESNVMRIEADLKMLRLQEEIIKFLPDDGTKQTVGERLLNPEELIKLCLEMRSPELSLCVFDVFAWTSSSFRKANKTLLEECWRNAADQDDWSELYQASVIEGWTDEATMQNLKHTVLFKASSRCYGPLAETFGEGFDQVLPLRLETLESPAKKDASVEAILMQHKDYPEAGKLMLTAIMMGSIQADTKEEKVGDGPSPME, encoded by the exons TGCTAGTTCTCGAAGGGACCCTAATCTAGGGCACGCAGGCTCTCCGGTTACTCCTCTTACCGAGAATCGCCGTTCGACTTCCGATAATGCCGTTCCAAATCGCCCTAGTACTGGCACTCCGGCCCCTTGGGCTCCCCGGCTCTCTGTTCTGGCCAG aattcCGACTGCGAATAATAACGAGAAAGGAGATGTTGCAGACCAGATTAAACCTGTTTATGTAGGAGAATTTCCCCAGGTAGTTCGTGATGAGCAGACCATGTTGCTGCAGAGGCATGGTCGGG GTGATGCATTTATATGTGGTGGAGTGGAGAAGGGAACATCTATTGCATGGATTATATGTGGAAGCAAGCTCTTTGTTTGGAGTTACCTATCTCCTGCTGTGTCAAAAAAATGCGTTGTTCTTGAAATCCCTTCAAATATTTTAGAGAGTGGAGACATTGACAGAAGTGATGGTAACTGTTGGTTTGTTTGTGCTGTCAGTTGGGATAGGACATCTAGTAGAACAAAGAAACTTGTAGAGCATAACGACTTTGCTGCTATTATACTGTGTAACCAGAAAACTCGCACTGTTATATACTGGCCTGACATAAATTCTGAAGGGAAAACTGCTCCAGTCACCAGTAATGCATCTCCTAATGAATTCGAGGTGACATCTTCACCTATCAATGTGAAAAACATAACGAACAAGAAAAATAGTAGTTTTACTGGTTTGTGTTCTTTCAACTCTTTGATTACTGCTGCAGTTCCCAATTTGCCACATGTTTGTATTGCACTTGCTTCTAGTTCAAATGGTGAAGTATGGAAATTTCTTTGTAGCCCATCGGGTATTAAACGCCACAAAGTAGACTGGGATACTTCTTTGAGTTCAACCTCTCGAAGTAATGATGGTGTTCAAATTTTAGGAAGCAGGGGATATCCAAGGTCACTGATCTGGCGTTTTTCACATCCTTCAATGCAAGAATCCAGCAGGCAgttttttcttttgactaattatgaAATACAGTGTTTCAGCATTGAACTTTGTCCTGATGTAAATGTGTCGAAGGTCTGGTCGCATGAAATTATTGGCACGGATGGTGATTTGGGTATTAAAAAGGATCTAGCTGGACAGAAGTGTATATGGCCCCTTGATATGCAGATAGACAATCATGGTAAGGTCATTACCATTCTTGTTGCTACATTTTGTAAAGACCGAGTTAGCAGTTCAAGCTACACACAATATTCTCTTCTAACCATGCAATATAAGTCTGGGGTGAGTACAGAGGTGGCTCACGAAAGGGTTCTAGAGAAAAAAGCTCCAATACAAGTGATTATTCCTAAAGCAAGAGTTGAAGATGAAGATTTTCTGTTCTCCATGAGACTTCGAGTAGGAGGCAAGCCTTCAGGCTCAACGATTATACTTTCTAATGATGGAACAGCAACAGTGTCTCACTATTATGGAAATTCTACCCGGCTTTATCAATTTGACCTACCTTATGATGCTGGTAAAGTATTGGATGCTTCAGTTCTTCCTAATACTGATGATGGTGAAGAAGGGGCGTGGGTTGTACTAACTGAGAAAGCAGGAATATGGGCAATACCTGAGAAGGCTGTTATAATTGGTGGAGTCGAACCCCCTGAAAGAAGCTTATCTCGTAAAGGTAGCTCAAATGAAGGATCAGCACAAGAGGAGAGGAAAAATATCACATTTGGAGGTAATGTAGCTCCTAGAAGGGCTAGTTCTGAAGCATTGGGTGCTGGAGATAGACAGAGGGCAGTCGTGGGTGTGATGGCACACCGAAATGCCCAAGATGAAGAGTCAGAAACTTTGTTGAGTCAACTTTTTCATGATTTTCAAGTATCTGGACAGGTTGAAGGCTCGCTTGAAAAGCTACAAAAAACTAGAGCATTTGAAAGAGGAGAAGAAACAAATGTTTTTGCCAGAACAAGCAAATCAATTGTTGATACTCTAGCTAAGCACTGGACAACAACCAGAGGAGCTGAGATTTTGGCCATGGCTATTGTTTCTTCCCAACTCTTTGATAAGCAGCAGAAGCATCAAAAATTTCTCCAGTTTCTTGCTCTGTCTAAATGCCACGAGGAGCTGTGTTCTAGACAGA GACATTCCTTGCAAACCATCTTGGAACATGGTGAAAAGCTTGCTGGAATGATTCAACTGAGGGAGTTGCAGAATGTTATTAGCCAGAGCCGTTCTACAGCTGTTGGTTCATCCCACTCCACTCAAGAAATTCAAACATCGGGTGCTCTTTGGGATCTTATTCAATTCGTTGGGGAAAGAGCCCGGCGAAGTATTGTTCTTCTAATGGACAGAGATAATGCTGAAGTATTCTATAGTAAGGTTTCAGATCTTGAAGAAGTATTTTATTGCTTGGACAGACAACTAGAATATGTAATAAGTGCAGAACAGCCATTTGGAATTCAGATTCAGAGGGCTTGTGAGTTGTCCAACGCGTGTGTTACTATAGTCCGGGCTGCCATGCACTACAAAAATGAGCACCATTTATGGTATCCACCACCTGAGGGATTAACACCATGGTATTGTAAACACGTGGTACGTAATGGGATGTGGGGCATTGCTTCCTTTATGCTCCAGCTGCTGAAGGAGGCATCCAGACTTGATGTATCTGCAAAATCAGATTTATATACTCATCTAGAAGCACTGGCTGAAGTTCTACTTGAGGCATATGCTGGTGCTGTCAATACTAAAGTTGAGCTTGGAGAGGATCACAAAGGTCTGGTAGAAGAGTATTGGAATAGAAGGGATATGCTGCTCGATTCACTCTATCAACAGGTCAAAGAATTTGTGGAAGCCAAGCACCAG AATTTAAGTGATGGAGGTGAGGAAGAAATACTGAGGAAGTTTTTCTCACAGATATTATCAATTGCAAAACGTCATGAATGCTACAATACTTTGTGGAAAGTTTGCTGTGATCTCAATGATTCTGACTTGATTAGAAATCTAATG CGGGAGAGCATGGGACCCAATGGAGGTTTCAGTTATTTTGTATTCAAACAATTGTACATAAGCCGGCAGTTTTCTAAACTTCTAAGGCTTGGGGAAGAGTTTCCAGAAGAGCTATCTATATTTCTGAAGCGTCATCAGGATCTTCTTTGGCTTCATGAACTGTTTCTTAATCAATTTTCCTTGGCTTCGGAAACACTTCACTCGTTAGCCCTTACTCAACAAGAAAGCACAATGTCCGAAGCTGAAGAGGAGACAGACCCCAGCTATGCAAATGTGGTAACCAATTTACAGGACAGAAAGCGTCTTTTGAATCTCTCAAAGATAGCTGCAATAGCAG GTAAGGATACTGAATCAAATGTGATGCGTATTGAAGCCGATTTGAAGATGTTAAGATTGCAG GAAGAAATAATAAAGTTCCTGCCGGACGATGGTACAAAACAAACTGTTGGAGAAAGGCTCCTCAATCCTGAAGAACTCATTAAGCTGTGTCTTGAAATGAGAAGCCCAGAGCTATCCTTGTGTGTTTTTGATGTGTTTGCATGGACAAGCTCTTCTTTCCGTAAGGCCAATAAAACCCTTTTGGAGGAGTGCTGGAGGAATGCGGCAGATCAGGATGATTGGAGCGAACTTTATCAGGCGTCAGTCATTGAGGGGTGGACGGATGAGGCAACCATGCAGAACTTGAAGCATACCGTGCTTTTCAAGGCTTCAAGCAGGTGTTACGGACCCTTAGCTGAAACTTTTGGGGAAGGATTTGACCAAGTCTTGCCGCTGAGGCTGGAAACCTTGGAGTCTCCAGCCAAGAAAGATGCTTCAGTAGAAGCAATTCTGATGCAGCACAAGGACTACCCGGAGGCAGGGAAGCTGATGCTGACTGCAATCATGATGGGGAGTATACAGGCTGATACCAAAGAAGAAAAGGTTGGTGATGGTCCTTCTCCAATGGAGTGA